The following proteins are encoded in a genomic region of Mycolicibacterium rutilum:
- a CDS encoding TetR/AcrR family transcriptional regulator — protein sequence MRKIPRQISDRLPAAADLFAEKGLNDSKIEDVAAVTGVPKATLYYYFAGKEDILAFLLEDLLKDIFDAVTAIVHTGGTGAERLELVIRAQLRAMAQRPAVCRALIGELGRAARMPAIAEMINTAYQQPVETLLIEGARDGSLVAQPDARSTSIALFGAVTINALMYLVTDNHLDETVVASTLSAVMFDGLRPRTGDQS from the coding sequence ATGCGCAAGATTCCACGTCAGATCTCTGACCGGCTTCCCGCCGCGGCGGACTTGTTCGCCGAGAAGGGGCTCAACGACTCCAAGATCGAAGACGTCGCCGCGGTGACCGGTGTGCCGAAAGCGACGCTGTACTACTACTTCGCCGGTAAAGAGGACATCCTTGCTTTCCTGCTCGAAGACCTCCTCAAGGACATCTTCGATGCTGTGACCGCGATCGTGCACACCGGCGGCACCGGTGCCGAACGCCTCGAACTCGTGATCCGCGCACAACTGCGGGCAATGGCGCAGCGGCCAGCGGTATGCCGTGCACTCATCGGCGAATTGGGACGAGCGGCCCGCATGCCGGCTATCGCCGAGATGATCAATACCGCCTACCAACAACCCGTCGAAACCCTGCTCATCGAAGGGGCCCGCGACGGATCCCTCGTCGCTCAGCCCGATGCGCGATCGACGTCGATTGCGCTGTTCGGCGCGGTCACCATCAATGCACTCATGTACCTGGTCACCGATAACCACCTCGACGAGACGGTGGTCGCCAGCACCCTCAGCGCCGTCATGTTCGACGGGCTGCGCCCGCGCACAGGAGACCAGTCATGA
- a CDS encoding LLM class flavin-dependent oxidoreductase, with protein MSTYGLSVLGADLKSLAQTAQAADAAGFDAVWASEFYSRSGSISMAAMANSTQNCRIGSSILYGVGRSPLVLATEARDLDELSNGRLVLGIGNGTKRMMGDWHGVPDTSAPALRMEELVMLLRRIWNLHEGPIHHEGRFYRMNLTPTGDVGPSSRPIPIVTAGVRPRMCEAAGRVADGLAGHPLFTTTYVEEVVRPAIARGAAHTGRDPNDVEIISMVMCAIHDDAEVARRELAQQIAFYSSVKSYETVLDVNGFASEGRAIRQAFAQRDFPAMFAAVSEEMIDAMGVAGTAHEVREQLRRYNGVLDHIMLYSPSVGITAERVQQNLDSIIRECSPASMSPGRSCPRST; from the coding sequence ATGAGCACCTACGGCCTGTCGGTTCTCGGCGCGGATCTGAAGTCACTGGCCCAGACCGCCCAGGCCGCTGATGCGGCCGGGTTCGACGCCGTATGGGCCTCGGAGTTCTATTCTCGGTCCGGATCGATCTCCATGGCCGCGATGGCCAACAGCACCCAGAACTGTCGGATCGGTTCCTCCATTCTCTACGGCGTCGGCCGAAGCCCCCTGGTGCTGGCCACCGAGGCGCGCGACCTCGACGAACTCTCCAACGGACGACTGGTACTCGGCATCGGCAACGGCACCAAACGGATGATGGGCGACTGGCACGGCGTGCCCGACACCTCCGCACCCGCCCTGCGGATGGAAGAACTCGTGATGCTGCTGCGCCGGATATGGAACCTGCATGAAGGCCCGATCCATCACGAGGGCCGTTTCTACAGAATGAATCTCACCCCGACCGGCGACGTGGGACCCTCCAGCAGGCCGATCCCGATCGTCACTGCCGGTGTCCGGCCCCGGATGTGCGAGGCGGCCGGGCGGGTGGCCGACGGCCTAGCCGGACATCCGCTGTTCACAACCACCTACGTCGAAGAGGTCGTCCGGCCCGCTATCGCCAGGGGCGCCGCGCACACCGGCCGCGACCCCAATGACGTGGAAATCATTTCCATGGTGATGTGCGCCATCCACGACGACGCCGAGGTCGCCAGGCGCGAACTGGCGCAGCAGATTGCGTTCTACTCCTCGGTCAAATCCTACGAGACGGTACTCGATGTGAACGGCTTCGCCAGCGAAGGCCGAGCCATCCGGCAAGCATTCGCCCAGCGCGATTTCCCGGCGATGTTCGCCGCTGTGTCCGAGGAGATGATCGACGCCATGGGTGTCGCCGGGACGGCGCACGAGGTCCGTGAACAATTGAGACGGTACAACGGCGTCCTCGACCACATCATGCTGTATTCACCATCGGTCGGCATCACTGCCGAACGCGTGCAACAAAACCTCGACAGCATCATCCGGGAATGCTCGCCCGCCTCGATGTCGCCAGGGCGGTCCTGTCCACGTTCAACCTGA
- a CDS encoding DUF6188 family protein, with protein sequence MYTQWIENLVVQRLSLHGGLVLDFDDYNEIVISCPLLLTLPAVGTYPIETVRIDPLRIATHERPLLNLAGALCTQAWSSDDGGLHLSFSRGHRIDVDPDAEQTAWELYGMRHGYMACLPQGRVRVVRHDLPDTDDANIVNSVRQSSAGSARQTH encoded by the coding sequence ATGTACACCCAATGGATCGAAAACCTTGTCGTACAACGCCTCTCGCTGCACGGCGGCCTGGTTCTGGATTTCGATGATTACAACGAAATCGTCATCTCCTGCCCCCTACTATTGACGCTTCCTGCCGTCGGCACCTACCCCATCGAGACGGTGCGTATTGACCCCCTCAGGATCGCGACCCACGAACGCCCGCTGCTGAACCTCGCAGGCGCACTGTGCACCCAGGCCTGGTCCAGCGACGATGGAGGGCTACACCTGAGCTTCTCGCGCGGACATCGCATCGATGTCGATCCCGACGCTGAACAGACAGCGTGGGAGCTCTATGGCATGCGCCACGGCTACATGGCCTGTCTACCTCAAGGACGGGTACGCGTGGTCCGCCATGACCTCCCCGACACCGACGACGCCAACATCGTCAACAGCGTCAGGCAATCATCGGCGGGGTCGGCGCGGCAGACCCACTAA
- a CDS encoding TetR family transcriptional regulator, whose amino-acid sequence MTVPQARSHGKTPPSEANSVAAEKRAANASRSRASARRRETILDAALVVAAAGGYEAVQMRTVAERVGIAVGTLYRYFPAKTHLLVAALTREFRRLDSAGDWASGEGTPLERLERLTAHLHDRWQRDPWLTTAMTRAFAVADTRAAAELDRAADEIQILLARTLRGGEPTPTDLHVAGIISDIWLANLVAFSGHRATAADTRDRIDRATRRVVTSAARPAVYR is encoded by the coding sequence ATGACTGTCCCTCAGGCGCGCAGCCACGGGAAAACCCCGCCTTCGGAAGCGAACTCGGTCGCTGCAGAGAAGCGAGCCGCTAACGCGTCGCGTTCACGCGCGTCCGCACGGCGCCGGGAGACCATTCTTGATGCAGCTTTGGTCGTGGCCGCGGCGGGTGGTTACGAGGCGGTTCAGATGCGGACAGTTGCCGAGCGGGTCGGCATCGCCGTCGGCACGCTTTACCGCTATTTCCCGGCGAAAACCCACTTGCTGGTGGCAGCGCTGACGCGCGAGTTCCGTCGACTCGACTCGGCCGGGGACTGGGCGAGTGGTGAGGGCACACCGCTGGAACGGCTCGAACGGCTCACCGCACATCTGCATGACCGCTGGCAGCGCGACCCATGGCTGACGACGGCCATGACACGGGCCTTCGCAGTCGCAGATACTCGCGCCGCCGCGGAACTCGACCGCGCGGCCGATGAGATCCAGATCCTGCTGGCCCGCACGCTCAGGGGCGGCGAGCCCACTCCTACCGATCTGCACGTGGCTGGGATCATCTCCGACATCTGGCTGGCCAACCTCGTGGCCTTCAGCGGCCACCGCGCGACAGCCGCCGACACCCGCGACCGCATTGACCGAGCCACCAGGCGCGTCGTGACCAGCGCTGCTAGGCCAGCCGTCTACCGGTAA
- a CDS encoding PaaI family thioesterase, translated as MPESLLPPERLPSHTTTCMGCGPDNPHGLRLVVHRSGDAVYTDVTFDERHIGAPGLAHGGAVAAACDDVLGFTLWIAGTPAVTRTLTVEYLRPVPLHQTHRITAHIVSREGRALHVTATGTGEGGIARFTASAVFIVVSPEHFAAHGDVSAFGDLLEQFSRRGGLDPEPS; from the coding sequence GTGCCCGAAAGCCTGTTGCCGCCCGAGCGGCTGCCCTCGCACACCACGACATGCATGGGTTGCGGCCCGGACAACCCCCACGGACTGCGGTTGGTGGTGCATCGTAGCGGCGACGCGGTGTACACCGATGTGACGTTCGATGAGCGCCATATCGGGGCCCCGGGCCTGGCCCATGGCGGGGCAGTGGCCGCGGCATGTGATGACGTCCTGGGCTTCACGTTGTGGATCGCCGGAACCCCGGCGGTGACCCGCACCCTGACGGTCGAATATTTGCGGCCGGTGCCGCTGCATCAGACCCACCGGATTACTGCCCACATCGTCTCTCGTGAAGGGCGGGCGCTGCATGTCACGGCGACAGGCACGGGTGAGGGTGGGATCGCCCGCTTCACCGCCAGTGCAGTGTTCATTGTCGTCAGCCCTGAGCACTTCGCCGCACACGGCGATGTCAGCGCTTTCGGCGATCTTCTGGAGCAGTTCTCGCGCCGCGGCGGCCTCGACCCGGAGCCGTCATGA
- a CDS encoding TetR/AcrR family transcriptional regulator has product MSDSQAVPVPDDDVDPRLIRSRTRLLDAAATLLSTGGVEAVTIDAVTKASKVARTTLYRHFHSSSHLLAATFERLLPQVTTPAPTSGPLREQLIELLSRQAALFNDAPLHVTTLAWLSLGPTGSNAQAEDRHTSGALRTRVVDQYRQPFDAVLTSPKAQAELNDFDQELALCQLVGPLAFARMTGLRTITHNDCANIVDDFLAAHRNTDSDAIKSNIATKKTGRPARSAR; this is encoded by the coding sequence GTGAGCGACAGTCAGGCAGTGCCCGTCCCTGACGACGACGTGGACCCTCGGCTCATCCGGTCACGCACCCGGCTGCTGGATGCTGCGGCAACGCTACTGAGCACCGGTGGGGTGGAAGCGGTCACTATCGATGCCGTCACCAAAGCATCCAAAGTGGCCCGAACCACGCTGTACCGCCACTTCCACAGTTCGTCGCATTTACTGGCAGCCACGTTCGAACGCCTACTTCCACAAGTGACCACTCCGGCACCGACCAGCGGACCCCTCCGTGAGCAGCTGATCGAATTGCTCAGCCGCCAAGCCGCCCTTTTCAACGACGCACCGCTGCATGTCACGACACTCGCGTGGCTCTCATTGGGGCCCACCGGCTCCAATGCCCAAGCGGAAGACCGCCACACATCCGGGGCGCTACGGACCCGAGTTGTCGATCAATATCGTCAACCATTTGACGCCGTACTCACCAGCCCAAAAGCTCAAGCCGAACTCAACGACTTCGACCAGGAACTGGCGCTTTGCCAACTCGTCGGACCACTCGCCTTCGCCCGAATGACCGGGCTTCGCACTATCACTCACAATGACTGCGCGAACATCGTCGATGACTTTCTCGCCGCCCACCGCAACACCGACAGCGACGCCATAAAATCGAACATCGCCACCAAGAAGACGGGCCGCCCGGCGCGCTCAGCTCGCTAG
- a CDS encoding helix-turn-helix domain-containing protein → MSTRTVLRWNLRQLMAQNGMFATTDLVAPLHERGVEISRQMVHRIATKPPQRINLDLLAALCDILSCTPNDLLELVAEQVREAPAVNDSGPGIGDLRPIRATIRRPHDNQ, encoded by the coding sequence ATGAGCACTAGGACCGTGCTGCGGTGGAACCTGCGTCAGCTGATGGCCCAGAACGGAATGTTCGCCACCACCGACCTTGTCGCACCGCTGCACGAGCGTGGCGTGGAGATCTCCCGACAGATGGTGCACCGGATCGCGACCAAGCCCCCGCAGCGCATCAATCTCGACCTGCTCGCCGCCCTCTGCGACATCTTGTCGTGCACGCCCAACGACCTGCTCGAGCTCGTCGCCGAACAAGTCCGTGAGGCGCCCGCGGTCAACGACAGCGGACCCGGCATCGGCGACCTGCGACCCATCCGCGCCACCATCCGCCGCCCCCACGACAACCAGTGA
- a CDS encoding tyrosine-type recombinase/integrase — protein MSVPGSAHLVLASGVVHLDEASAVFEAMLSGWGRQQASRLLAAEATIEPRLALVRRFAEFAGAPPWDWTAGDVEDFTAALMSGPERKAPSTIRGYHMSLRMFCDYLLDSRYGWIAQCENRFGRIPSQVCHDYNTAAHLVDYEGKPARRPFTYDELETLFDFLDDRVDVLARSRNKGAFAALRDAQMIKTAYAFGLRRRELCYLDLADLRPNSRMPAWGTFGAVHVRYAKSRRGSSPRRRTVLAVPEFDWVIDGLRQWVDHGRPLLSPGNRQELWLTERRRRVATKTMDRRFAVARVQAGLPAELTLHCLRHSYVTHLIEFGYPERFVTEQVGHSYASTTAIYTSVSDDFKTKTLQAALRRVYGSSTTTGEGGDEH, from the coding sequence GTGAGCGTTCCGGGGTCGGCGCACTTGGTTCTTGCCTCGGGCGTGGTTCACCTGGACGAGGCCAGCGCAGTCTTCGAAGCGATGCTGTCTGGGTGGGGTCGTCAACAGGCGTCTCGGCTACTCGCTGCTGAGGCCACGATCGAGCCGCGGCTGGCGTTGGTGCGGCGGTTCGCAGAGTTCGCCGGGGCGCCTCCGTGGGACTGGACTGCCGGCGATGTCGAAGACTTCACGGCCGCTTTGATGTCGGGCCCGGAACGCAAAGCACCGTCGACCATTCGCGGCTATCACATGTCGTTGCGGATGTTCTGCGACTACCTACTCGATAGCCGCTACGGTTGGATCGCGCAATGCGAGAACAGGTTCGGACGGATCCCATCGCAGGTCTGTCACGACTACAACACCGCCGCGCATCTGGTCGACTACGAGGGCAAGCCCGCGCGTCGCCCGTTCACCTACGACGAACTGGAAACATTGTTCGATTTCCTCGATGATCGCGTCGATGTTCTCGCTCGGTCCAGGAACAAAGGCGCGTTCGCGGCGCTGCGCGACGCACAGATGATCAAGACGGCCTACGCCTTCGGTTTACGCCGCCGCGAGCTGTGCTATCTCGATCTCGCCGACCTGCGTCCGAACTCGCGGATGCCGGCCTGGGGCACGTTCGGCGCCGTCCACGTTCGCTACGCCAAATCACGTCGCGGCAGCTCTCCCAGGCGTCGCACCGTGCTCGCCGTTCCGGAGTTCGACTGGGTGATCGACGGACTGCGCCAATGGGTCGACCACGGCCGCCCACTCCTCAGCCCCGGGAACCGTCAAGAGCTCTGGCTGACCGAGCGTCGACGGCGCGTGGCGACCAAGACCATGGATAGGCGATTCGCCGTCGCACGGGTGCAAGCGGGACTGCCTGCCGAGCTCACCTTGCACTGCCTGCGGCACTCCTATGTCACCCATCTGATCGAGTTCGGTTATCCGGAGCGGTTCGTCACCGAACAGGTGGGGCACTCGTATGCCTCGACCACCGCGATCTATACCTCGGTGTCCGACGACTTCAAGACCAAAACACTGCAGGCGGCGCTGCGCCGCGTCTACGGATCATCCACGACGACAGGTGAAGGCGGAGATGAGCACTAG
- the ripC gene encoding peptidoglycan hydrolase RipC, with protein sequence MNSSVLAVLPRALGRRFVCILVAFGVVAALLATDVRADPAADALAELTELSRLAEQTTEQIHTAQIDLDEKLAAQQVAEKGAVSDRMAADAAAADLVRYQAAVDRLAAAAYVGGRTDTLAAALTATSPQDLIDQLAVQKTVASELTVQMAAFRSASARAAATAEGSAKSAAQARSAADEAAAVRTDLEAKQRRMAEQIAAVQARYDALTPDQRAILADPGPAPPPLPSTPPVSDPSIVAMPGPAGGASLGNGVAVVQAALTRVGSPYTWGATGPDAFDCSGLIKWAFLQNGKSLPRSSQALAQGGQPVALSEVRPGDIVTFYADVSHAGIYIGDGLMVHASTYGTPVKVAPISSAPIHNVRRY encoded by the coding sequence GTGAATTCATCTGTGCTGGCGGTCCTGCCGCGCGCGTTGGGTAGACGGTTCGTCTGCATTTTGGTGGCTTTCGGCGTTGTTGCTGCGCTTTTGGCAACCGATGTGCGCGCTGATCCGGCGGCTGATGCGCTTGCCGAACTGACTGAATTGTCGCGTCTGGCGGAGCAGACCACCGAGCAGATTCACACGGCGCAGATCGACCTTGACGAGAAGCTCGCAGCGCAGCAGGTTGCGGAGAAGGGGGCGGTTTCGGATCGCATGGCCGCGGATGCAGCGGCGGCCGATCTGGTGAGGTATCAGGCTGCTGTCGACAGGTTGGCCGCGGCTGCCTACGTGGGGGGGCGCACGGATACCTTGGCGGCGGCGTTGACGGCGACGTCTCCTCAGGATTTGATCGATCAGCTGGCAGTCCAGAAGACGGTTGCGTCGGAGCTGACTGTGCAGATGGCTGCGTTCCGGTCGGCCAGTGCGCGGGCCGCGGCAACTGCGGAGGGGTCTGCGAAGTCGGCAGCCCAAGCACGGAGTGCGGCCGATGAGGCGGCGGCAGTGCGGACCGACCTGGAGGCCAAACAGCGTCGGATGGCGGAGCAGATTGCTGCTGTGCAGGCCCGCTACGACGCTTTGACGCCTGATCAGCGAGCGATTCTGGCTGACCCTGGCCCCGCGCCGCCTCCTTTGCCGTCGACTCCGCCGGTGAGCGATCCGAGCATCGTTGCTATGCCGGGCCCGGCGGGCGGGGCCTCCTTGGGGAACGGTGTTGCGGTGGTCCAGGCGGCGCTGACACGGGTGGGGTCGCCTTATACGTGGGGAGCCACCGGTCCGGATGCGTTCGACTGCTCTGGGCTGATTAAGTGGGCGTTTCTGCAGAACGGCAAGTCGTTGCCTCGGTCGAGTCAGGCGCTTGCGCAGGGCGGGCAGCCGGTGGCGCTTTCAGAGGTTCGGCCCGGCGACATCGTGACCTTCTATGCTGACGTGTCTCACGCGGGGATTTACATCGGCGACGGGTTGATGGTGCACGCGTCGACGTACGGAACGCCGGTGAAAGTGGCGCCGATCTCGTCGGCACCGATTCACAACGTGCGGCGGTACTAG
- a CDS encoding alpha/beta fold hydrolase has protein sequence MPDDHLLITDGATIAYQLSGPPNTVPVGYGHGVLMSRQIVRGLGIFDIDTIAEGRRLITYDQRGHGASRGRPEPEDYRFEQAANDLLRVLDAAGLDEPIDFAGSSLGAAAALHAALNAPRRFRRLALVIPPVAWETGPDQLRQWYFDTADLIDSIGTTAWRQQWAEAPPLPIFANYRHGKFEPGVDDDVVSAALRGVGSSDLPDPNRLTSIRQPTLVLAWDTDPLHPISTAERLAELIPDSTLHVAHTIDEIRKWTEITSRFFND, from the coding sequence ATGCCGGATGACCACCTTCTCATCACCGATGGCGCCACCATCGCCTACCAGCTCAGCGGCCCACCCAACACGGTGCCAGTCGGCTATGGGCACGGCGTGCTCATGAGCCGGCAGATCGTGCGCGGCCTGGGCATCTTCGACATCGACACTATCGCCGAGGGCCGCCGTCTGATCACCTACGACCAACGCGGACACGGCGCATCACGGGGCCGACCAGAACCCGAGGACTATCGCTTCGAGCAGGCAGCCAACGATCTCCTGCGCGTCCTGGACGCGGCCGGCCTCGATGAACCCATCGATTTCGCCGGATCCTCGCTCGGAGCCGCTGCAGCACTGCACGCCGCCCTCAACGCTCCTCGCCGATTCAGGCGGCTGGCACTGGTGATCCCTCCCGTCGCCTGGGAAACAGGGCCCGATCAACTGCGCCAGTGGTACTTCGACACCGCCGACCTCATCGACTCCATTGGAACAACCGCTTGGCGACAACAATGGGCCGAAGCTCCCCCACTGCCGATCTTCGCCAACTACCGGCACGGCAAATTCGAACCCGGCGTCGACGACGATGTGGTCTCCGCCGCGCTGCGCGGAGTCGGCTCCTCCGATCTACCCGACCCCAATCGGCTGACCTCCATTCGCCAGCCCACTTTGGTGCTGGCCTGGGACACCGACCCCTTGCATCCCATCTCCACCGCCGAGCGCCTCGCTGAGCTGATCCCCGACTCGACGCTGCACGTCGCTCACACCATCGACGAGATCCGCAAGTGGACGGAAATCACCAGCCGTTTCTTCAACGATTGA